A window of Trichoderma atroviride chromosome 3, complete sequence contains these coding sequences:
- a CDS encoding uncharacterized protein (TransMembrane:1 (i87-112o)): protein MSNFNFKLDPACLPQLTSKGDNYSEWRPAWQIAYEWAELWETIEDKPPTLTPTTTTTSADTTQTTVDATALTDSRHRRRNDSRYVKMPISTTDIIMSVCLIDMAICAILTAYRTYVLPPPPPAGLQALQDDLEELGGGLHELVARVTRLESGEVPQVQAPVVAPIPAPSSNTANGTQ, encoded by the coding sequence ATGTCAAACTTCAACTTCAAGCTGGACCCAGCTTGCCTCCCCCAACTGACAAGCAAGGGAGACAATTATAGCGAATGGAGGCCCGCATGGCAGATAGCATATGAATGGGCTGAACTGTGGGAAACTATTGAGGATAAACCTCCAACATTGACCCCGACTACCACCACAACTTCGGCCGATACAACCCAAACCACTGTTGATGCTACTGCTTTAACAGAtagccgccaccgccgccgcaacGATTCAAGGTACGTAAAAATGCCCATCTCCACTACTGACATTATCATGAGTGTATGCCTGATCGACATGGCGATTTGTGCTATTTTAACAGCTTACCGTACGTATGTCcttccccctccccctccagCTGGGCTGCAAGCCCTTCAAGATGATTTGGAAGAACTTGGAGGAGGTCTACACGAGCTTGTCGCCCGGGTAACTCGACTTGAGTCTGGGGAAGTTCCTCAAGTTCAAGCACCCGTGGTGGCCCCCATCCCCGCTCCCAGTTCTAATACTGCTAACGGTACGCAATAG
- a CDS encoding uncharacterized protein (EggNog:ENOG41) → MSAPYWGALPQPKGVRSRRVSADYTNEFAQSDQRGSLDVERTRKANRASVHTTYTEAPTDTTFSPNSPTSAADYQGLAPRPASYRGFPQEQAFERYDRQDRRSNRIPDEFESMSPAPPSVTDTIVRGPPTNYRDPYADDSYNYSSQSTSTQPARQPAAQPENMSYGGRAAPPRGSQYGAPQPFVDGGLARTDSIASAQLQRTPTIGQNERRKKLADNRSPLQRLELTLDSMTKEEKRARVEAAEQRARARAAKRAAAEAADNQSPLSTPTQRQNHRPTAVESPTAATLSRSATTRDVTSTKATSTQSVQPGQRVSEDPYYRQSQDGLRRSKTTAEHQPRQLPQPPVREDQRPRQLPQPPVREDQQPRQLPQPPIRDEQRRFHPQEASRPDDQRRHSSQAALQYSQGGPDQSSPATGGDIPKRNLSFRERDAWRETKPLDADRNQPPKGSSGFSLTRSGSNKLKKEPPADVWRRIRVEAERRLPPDSQPAQAQFDDPGSPQGSPQGYPVGAQQQAHDKELPPLPLAVNDQTNVRPDAKKTSTSADDAEIQAMQRRATEPVYAREERGLNAEYAPAAAIGRIIYEEPQQPQQPRQSFEPPELQPSQERLEPRFVPQNPEGPRSGDGLNNPPQWLNEWRKGTVGTLSGTLLDLVGNQPAGSTEKNNARLDREQGGHHRRISSMNSRPRKAEAFDGEYDDTSVPTRFKPPLYLKCGPLLRYCGLRHEQAPARPRGPAAVQDREIWRGSVMIVTSDAESSYDIAPTLRLFVQDIELLPPPPHQVNGELSPEYVDPIAGHPKLGRSGETLYVRPVDHLEEGRDLSHDESEEGLFEKTRSPPDEPLAQGLQDYPGSFASRRARASIDGEKMQKYKEVRGFRLHAEQGCTFWRFNIEVELREQQQRIAYRINRGPAMAFWVPGRGQAMNMMFYSCNGFSISVNPNEMSGPDPMWRDVLNSHQTQPFHAMIGGGDQIYNDCVAYDSPLFDQWLQITVPEKKLNAPFTYELQTELEHFYLERYCSWFSQGLFGLATSQIPMVNMYDDHDVFDGYGSYSHHDMSSPVFSGLGWVAFKYYMLFQHQSIVTETENSEPSWILGESPGPYIQEVSRSLYMSMGGKVALLAVDTRTERTEDVVLSEKTWDKITSRMYAEIRKGQVEHLLVLVGVPIAYPRLVWLENILTSKLMSPVKAIGKTGVFGKTLNNINDNYEILDDLNDHWTAKNHKRERTVIIEDLQDLAIDRSVRITILSGDVHLGAVGQFYSNPKLGLAKHNDPRYMPNIISSGIVNRPPADIVADLLNKRNKVHHFDKQTDEAMIPIFQNGVDGKPRNNNNLLPHRNWCSIRLWTPGSTPPPSPPMSDRGRSRSPGGGSLLRRLSSRRRRSTSQQPFDVSRESVRGPRPPISGGGNLFKNFGRRNSVDQQRPVGGGVTRTMSLGRGESAQQSTDAAYYGQQHGSQSRFDEANMSGQWSGEFDGGYADHRAQGQPRPSGLRGGGGSDYDEFSAGDEAYFTSQAPQRAQTVNYHAGGPSGHEVEDPAAVRPFHRTPTGLSPKDMKQTDRLEVNLEGALDIALNMEVNCKDPTGITVPYRILVPKLFYEYSSKDDLFQTAEPTGIKKFLSFRKKPKGPAAEQELEPEPTDEMGYDDEVDDERY, encoded by the exons ATGTCTGCTCCGTATTGGGGCGCGCTGCCTCAGCCAAAAGGCGTCCGCAGCCGGCGAGTTTCAGCAGATTACACAAATGAATTCGCGCAAAGTGATCAGAGGGGCTCATTGGACGTCGAGCGGACGCGCAAAGCCAATCGCGCCTCCGTCCACACAACTTACACCGAGGCTCCCACCGACACGACATTCAGTCCCAACTCGCCGACATCAGCAGCTGACTATCAAGGCCTGGCCCCCAGACCAGCCTCATATCGTGGGTTCCCTCAAGAGCAAGCATTTGAAAGATATGACAGGCAAGATCGACGATCAAACCGAATCCCCGACGAGTTCGAAAGCATGTCCCCAGCTCCGCCATCTGTCACAGATACCATAGTTCGCGGCCCGCCAACAAACTACCGCGACCCTTACGCAGATGATTCATACAACTACTCCTCCCAGTCGACATCTACACAGCCTGCGCGTCAACCTGCAGCCCAGCCTGAAAACATGAGCTACGGCGGACGTGCCGCACCCCCACGAGGTAGTCAATATGGTGCACCGCAACCTTTTGTCGATGGTGGGCTCGCTCGAACAGATAGCATTGCATCCGCCCAACTTCAGCGAACCCCAACCATTGGGCAGAATGAGCGGCGGAAAAAGTTGGCAGACAACCGATCACCCCTCCAGAGGCTTGAGCTGACGCTCGACAGCATGaccaaggaggaaaagagagcgCGAGTCGAAGCAGCAGAACAGCGGGCCAGAGCGAGGGCTGCCAAGAGAGCTGCCGCCGAAGCTGCTGACAACCAATCTCCGCTTTCAACTCCCACCCAACGACAAAACCACCGCCCTACGGCAGTCGAGTCGCCCACTGCCGCAACATTATCAAGATCAGCCACAACGCGAGACGTCACCTCAACCAAAGCCACATCTACGCAATCGGTGCAACCCGGACAACGAGTGTCCGAAGACCCATACTATCGCCAGAGCCAGGATGGCCTTCGTCGATCAAAGACGACGGCTGAGCACCAGCCAAGGCAGCTTCCTCAACCTCCCGTCCGCGAAGACCAGCGGCCGAGGCAGCTACCTCAACCACCTGTGCGTGAAGACCAGCAACCTAGGCAGTTGCCTCAACCGCCCATACGTGATGAGCAACGCAGATTCCATCCTCAGGAAGCCTCTCGCCCTGATGATCAGCGCCGGCATTCTAGCCAAGCTGCTCTTCAGTATTCTCAGGGTGGCCCTGATCAGTCGTCGCCTGCCACAGGAGGAGATATACCCAAGCGCAATCTCAGCTTCCGCGAGCGCGATGCCTGGCGTGAGACGAAACCGCTCGACGCAGATAGGAACCAGCCTCCGAAAGGATCCAGCGGCTTTTCGCTCACACGCAGTGGAAGCAACAAGTTGAAAAAGGAGCCCCCTGCAGACGTCTGGCGTCGCATACGCGTCGAAGCAGAACGTCGGTTGCCGCCGGACTCACAGCCTGCCCAGGCTCAGTTTGATGATCCGGGGTCTCCGCAAGGATCCCCGCAAGGATACCCAGTAGGAGCACAGCAACAGGCACACGATAAGGAGCTGCCTCCGTTGCCCCTGGCTGTGAATGATCAGACCAATGTCCGGCCAGATGCAAAAAAGACCTCTACATCTGCTGACGATGCTGAAATCCAGGCTATGCAGCGGCGAGCCACTGAACCCGTCTATGCCCGAGAGGAGCGAGGGCTGAATGCTGAATATGCCCCCgcggctgccattggcaggATCATTTACGAG GAACCACAACAGCCACAACAGCCACGTCAATCATTTGAGCCGCcggagctgcagccatcaCAAGAGCGCCTCGAACCACGATTTGTACCCCAGAACCCGGAGGGACCACGTTCTGGCGATGGTTTGAATAACCCGCCCCAGTGGCTAAATGAATGGAGAAAGGGTACCGTCGGCACCTTATCTGGGACCCTTCTTGACCTTGTTGGTAACCAGCCTGCTGGATCGACGGAGAAGAACAACGCTCGCCTGGACCGGGAGCAGGGAGGCCATCATCGGAGAATTAGCAGCATGAATTCAAGGCCACGTAAAGCCGAAGCATTTGATGGAGAGTACGATGATACCAGCGTGCCCACTCGATTCAAACCCCCGTTGTACTTGAAATGCGGCCCGCTTCTGAGATACTGTGGTCTGCGTCACGAACAAGCCCCAGCTAGGCCTCGAGGGCCAGCGGCTGTGCAAGATCGTGAAATTTGGAGAGGAAGCGTCATGATTGTCACCAGCGATGCTGAATCATCCTATGACATTGCGCCGACGCTTCGACTATTCGTGCAGGATATCGAGCTGTTGCCTCCGCCTCCCCACCAGGTGAACGGTGAGCTTTCTCCCGAATATGTGGACCCAATCGCCGGACATCCCAAGCTGGGCCGCAGTGGCGAGACCCTGTATGTTCGACCCGTGGACCATCTCGAAGAAGGTAGAGATCTATCGCACGATGAGTCTGAAGAAGGCCTGTTtgaaaaaacaagaagcccACCAGACGAACCACTGGCGCAGGGACTCCAAGACTATCCGGGATCGTTTGCTAGTCGGCGAGCGCGAGCAAGCATTGATGgggagaagatgcaaaagtACAAGGAAGTAAGAGGCTTCCGTCTTCATGCTGAACAAGGATGCACGTTTTGGCGTTTCAACATCGAGGTTGAGCTTCGCGAGCAGCAACAACGGATCGCATATCGCATTAACCGTGGTCCAGCTATGGCTTTCTGGGTTCCCGGGCGTGGACAAGCGATGAACATGATGTTCTACTCGTGCAATGGTTTCAGTATCAGCGTCAATCCTAATGAGATGAGCGGTCCTGATCCCATGTGGCGCGACGTGCTGAACTCGCACCAGACACAGCCATTCCATGCCATGATTGGCGGCGGTGATCAGATTTACAACGACTGTGTGGCCTACGATAGCCCACTTTTTGACCAATGGCTTCAGATCACTGTCCctgaaaagaagctcaacgCTCCTTTTACATATGAGTTGCAGACTGAATTAGAGCACTTTTACCTGGAACGATACTGCTCCTGGTTCTCGCAGGGCTTGTTCGGGCTGGCCACTTCACAAATTCCCATGGTCAATATGTACGATGATCATGATGTTTTCGATGGATATGGCTCTTACTCTCATCATGATATGAGCTCACCAGTCTTTTCAGGCTTGGGGTGGGTGGCCTTTAAATACTACATGCTCTTCCAGCATCAAAGTATTGTGACCGAAACGGAGAATTCTGAGCCAAGCTGGATCTTGGGGGAGTCGCCGGGTCCATACATCCAAGAAGTCAGCCGTAGTCTCTACATGTCTATGGGTGGGAAAGTCGCTCTGCTCGCTGTGGATACTCGCACAGAGAGAACTGAAGACGTCGTGTTGAGCGAGAAGACGTGGGACAAGATTACAAGCAGGATGTATGCCGAGATCAGGAAGGGACAGGTAGAGCATCTGCTCGTCCTTGTTGGAGTTCCAATTGCCTATCCCCGTCTTGTGTGGCTGGAAAACAT CTTGACCTCAAAACTGATGAGCCCAGTCAAAGCAATCGGCAAAACAGGCGTGTTCGGCAAAACGTTGAACAATATCAATGACAATTATGAGATTTTGGATGATCTCAACGATCATTGGACCGCCAAGAACCACAAACGGGAGCGCACCGTCATAATTGAAGATTTGCAAGACTTGGCTATCGACCGGTCTGTGCGAATCACAATCTTGAGCGGCGACGTCCACCTCGGCGCCGTTGGCCAGTTCTATTCCAACCCCAAGCTCGGCTTGGCCAAACACAACGATCCCAGGTACATGCCAAACATTATATCTTCCGGCATTGTCAATCGCCCACCTGCAGACATCGTCGCGGATCTGCTCAATAAGCGCAACAAGGTCCACCACTTTGACAAGCAGACAGACGAAGCCATGATCCCCATCTTCCAgaatggcgttgatggcaaGCCCAGGAACAACAATAACCTCCTTCCTCATCGCAACTGGTGCTCTATTCGCTTGTGGACACCGGGTAGCACGCCACCTCCATCGCCTCCCATGTCCGACCGCGGACGGAGTCGAAGCCCAGGAGGCGGGAGTTTGCTTCGCAGGCTTTCGTCTAGACGGCGTAGGTCTACCTCGCAGCAGCCTTTTGATGTCTCACGTGAATCCGTGAGAGGTCCTCGGCCCCCAATTTCAGGAGGGGGCAATCTTTTCAAGAACTTTGGCCGGCGGAACTCGGTCGACCAGCAACGCCCTGTAGGAGGGGGAGTAACCCGAACAATGTCCCTTGGACGCGGAGAGTCGGCACAACAGAGCACTGATGCGGCGTACTACGGACAGCAGCACGGTAGCCAGAGCCGATTCGATGAAGCCAACATGAGTGGCCAATGGAGCGGCGAGTTTGACGGCGGATACGCAGATCACCGGGCTCAGGGGCAGCCTCGTCCCTCAGGTCTccgtggcggcggtggcagcgATTATGATGAGTTCTCAGCTGGCGACGAGGCTTACTTTACATCACAAGCGCCTCAACGGGCGCAGACTGTAAATTATCATGCCGGCGGCCCCTCTGGCCACGAAGTCGAAGACCCAGCAGCAGTCCGGCCATTCCACCGAACACCTACGGGACTATCACCCAAAGACATGAAGCAGACCGACAGGCTCGAAGTGAATCTAGAAGGAGCATTAGACATTGCTTTGAACATGGAAGTAAACTGCAAGGACCCTACCGGCATTACAGTGCCGTATCGAATCTTGGTCCCCAAGTTATTCTACGAATACTCATCCAAAGACGATCTGTTCCAGACCGCAGAACCAACGGGGATCAAAAAGTTCCTCAGCTTTaggaagaagcccaagggcCCCGCTGCAGAGCAAGAGCTGGAGCCAGAACCGACTGATGAGATGGGGTATGACGACGAAGTTGACGACGAGAGATATTAG
- a CDS encoding uncharacterized protein (EggNog:ENOG41~TransMembrane:2 (i55-73o508-534i)), with protein sequence MPPSDLSVAEEIYRGVAALLRLLLKWIRGPAMHKVAVLVAKVLHQIKRNLTARRLLSFPHLLAFLWMILLLWGERWIYANHVNVCDWRSWEKWPKGATPHHLVLIADPQILDPHTNPDWPWAELAVVVAVTDRYLKQSYDALLHKLHPDSLFFLGDMLEGGREWKTRQGNFVDPKWGSRSRTAKEQRWVKTWHRNYGDEFWLEEYQRFGNIFFDWNVAGSKPGPWQRGRKFVASLPGNHDLGFGAMVQESVRDRYQAYFGEGNRVDVVGNHTIVSVDAVSLSAGTSEQKGKHDLSAIYKPVHEFLDGVQSTKRKMAKKELNFWYGVDMGPKFKHHVEDLDHADLTRWSRDPGPGAADFPTLLLTHVPLYRPPGTPCGPQREHWPPKNKPNPDGSLDTSNSISVVAGYQYQNVLSEEDSVKLVKSVGNVVNVFSGDDHDYCELVHSEAKDSVREITVKTMSMSQGVPTPGFLMVSLYNPIDKDGKPLPGAPEQTVQTHLCLLPNQLVKYMNYIAFTLFSLIILAVRAFFVPVLNLTPFALPPERRNAFLPVYKEKVEPPITPSSSSSNGGGSSMRWAGKKGKHRHRWSMADGPRIKINQDYYDGGKAWKTTTGRGGEIFRQSNGRGDVDYSMASDLDRGAVLDLLDTERLIQKK encoded by the exons ATGCCCCCCTCAGACCTCTCGGTGGCCGAGGAAATATACAGGGGCGtcgcggcgctgctgcgtcTGCTGTTGAAATGGATCAGAGGCCCGGCCATGCACAAGGTTGCCGTCTTAGTCGCCAAAGTGCTGCACCAGATCAAGAGGAACCTGACGGCCAGGCGGCTGCTGAGCTTCCCGCACCTGCTGGCCTTTCTCTGGATGATCCTGCTGCTCTGGGGCGAGCGCTGGATCTACGCCAACCACGTCAACGTCTGTGACTGGAGGAGCTGGGAGAAGTGG CCCAAAGGCGCAACTCCCCATCATCTCGTCCTCATTGCCGACCCGCAAATCCTCGATCCTCATACCAACCCCGACTGGCCGTGGGCGGAActcgctgtcgtcgtcgccgttACCGATCGATATCTCAAGCAAAGCTacgatgcgctgctgcacAAGCTACACCCGGacagccttttcttcctcggcGATATGCTCGAGGGCGGGCGAGAATGGAAGACGAGGCAAGGCAACTTTGTCGATCCTAAATGGGGGTCCCGTTCACGTACAGCCAAGGAACAGCGATGGGTCAAGACATGGCATCGCAATTATGGCGACGAATTCTGGCTGGAAGAATACCAGCGCTTTGGGaacatcttcttcgattGGAATGTGGCGGGGAGCAAGCCAGGCCCGTGGCAGAGAGGCCGCAAGTTTGTGGCGAGCTTGCCTGGAAACCATGATCTCGGCTTTGGCGCCATGGTCCAGGAGTCCGTGAGGGATCGCTACCAGGCCTATTTCGGAGAAGGAAACCGAGTCGACGTCGTAGGAAACCACACCATTGTCTCGGTCGATGCCGTCTCCCTCAGCGCGGGGACGTCCGAGCAGAAAGGCAAACACGATCTAAGCGCCATCTACAAACCCGTCCACGAATTCCTCGACGGCGTCCAATCTACAAAGCGaaaaatggccaagaaggaacTCAACTTTTGGTACGGCGTGGACATGGGGCCCAAGTTCAAGCACCACGTCGAGGACCTGGACCACGCAGACTTGACCCGATGGTCGAGAGATCCCGGACCAGGAGCTGCCGACTTCCCCACGCTGCTCCTCACGCATGTTCCTCTCTATCGTCCTCCTGGGACTCCCTGTGGGCCGCAGCGGGAGCACTGGCCGCCAAAGAATAAGCCCAACCCCGATGGCAGCTTGGACACTAGCAATTCTATATCGGTGGTGGCTGGCTACCAATACCAGAACGTGCTTTCAGAAGAAGATTCAGTGAAGCTAGTCAAGAGCGTCGGCAACGTCGTCAATGTGTTTTCAGGCGATGATCACGATTACTGTGAGCTCGTTCACtccgaggccaaggacagCGTGCGAGAAATCACCGTCAAGACGATGAGCATGTCTCAGGGTGTGCCAACTCCGGGCTTCCTCATGGTCAGTCTCTACAACCCAATCGACAAAGACGGCAAGCCCCTGCCAGGCGCACCCGAGCAGACTGTGCAGACCCATCTTTGCCTACTACCTAACCAACTCGTCAAATACATGAATTACATCGCCTttaccctcttctccctcatcaTCCTAGCCGTCAGGGCATTCTTCGTCCCCGTCCTCAACCTCACCCCATTCGCACTACCGCCCGAGCGAAGAAACGCATTCCTCCCCGTctacaaagaaaaagtcgAGCCGCCAATCACGCCGTCGTCTAGCTCGAGCaacggcggtggcagcagcatgcGCTGGGCCggcaagaagggcaagcACAGGCATCGCTGGAGCATGGCCGATGGGCCGCGCATCAAGATCAACCAAGACTACTACGACGGCGGCAAGGCGTGGAAGACGACAACGGGCAGGGGGGGAGAGATTTTCCGTCAAAGTAATGGTCGCGGAGATGTGGACTACAGCATGGCGAGTGACTTGGATCGCGGTGCTGTTTTGGATCTACTTGATACGGAACGGTTGATTCAGAAAAAATAG
- a CDS encoding uncharacterized protein (EggNog:ENOG41) codes for MLRRPPTTIQITAEDIAAYEDRRASEALHAAQQARAAEVAARAASASASAGAGSEATGSNAGEAATRQTTAAMGGAWTGRAGDGGGAG; via the coding sequence ATGCTCCGCCGCCCACCGACAACCATCCAAATCACAGCCGAGGACATTGCCGCCTACGAGGACCGGCGCGCCAGCGAAGCGCTTCACGCGGCTCAACAGGCGCGCGCTGCGGAAGTTGCTGCGagggctgcttctgcttctgcttctgcgggTGCTGGTTCCGAGGCCACGGGGTCGAACGCCGGAGAGGCGGCGACGCGgcagacgacggcggcgatggggGGGGCTTGGACTGGGCGCGCAGGCGATGGAGGGGGTGCTGGATGA
- a CDS encoding uncharacterized protein (EggNog:ENOG41), with protein sequence MTRLTKRLELQMESSRLGLLRSHSKARSAKAAGPHNKADVPPAAEPEDAAKEAAKEAAKEEKHEKSRSWFSPRRKDSVASTILRSSKSFRRLSAVSSAASSQAAISTPTTPSFSRGSYESDAAFHHRKLSPLENGEAPVSEPAPTDPPSIPYPPHRPERPQGDLFEGTPLEKANQLDKANPLEKANQQSHRPSRSRSILRPFSPFPGPSIRDMRRLSQQSEHKLQANSAADAATTTTTTTTTASKANRLSTETEQAHEPADVAMTPASPKPSTYSVLSAPAPIVPNRRTSLRPSSKGSETGITRKTSIASSFHFSIHRRPSHVTADIESRKHVRSSRWTLTENMAEMFKGQHIKTDKQSMTPAQIEAIWNGQDNGSGAAAAAKQKQKKGKERRMKAASDTSASISRSFGGPLTEQQNNLFSDPFQWPSKMSSPVPMSRADIKMRALPFEITVPPPPSTILVSPEIIHGDVSPKSPTKVDRRHMGETHSVPRLVLPDTEDVAIEDDDDAVSASSIPIPPKNPARFVARAPTMPLLPPILEGFRSPSGSNRSSNISSHRRSRSCNHASEVNHDMVTFTSTPYTMANPSFRHGPIVLSDASSRDSVASAEVAEEERAGVDLSTLSGDSTGNLDDVIPKEQASSDEEEVRMANNVAEWYDELNLGSPGGLISGSESEKKSDRSTQRDSAGSMTSAASTPSTVQTEAEAELQTPVAIPQSPSLFDTIVQFREVCDSTYSASEYDEDSDGEMSCNPIGELAPTSVASKQAMEHGYEAFLAFSLDDSY encoded by the coding sequence ATGACTAGATTAACAAAGCGGCTTGAGCTCCAGATGGAGTCGAGCAGACTAGGACTGCTGCGGTCTCACTCCAAGGCCAGGTCTGCCAAGGCAGCCGGCCCTCATAACAAGGCGGATGTGCCTCCTGCTGCTGAACCTGAAGACGCAGCCAAGGAGGCAGCCAAGGAGGCagccaaggaagaaaagcaCGAAAAGTCACGATCATGGTTTTCTCCCCGAAGAAAGGACTCTGTGGCTTCTACGATTCTTCGAAGTAGCAAGAGCTTCCGCCGCCTATCCGCAGTCTCATCGGCGGCTTCATCACAAGCCGCCATCTCGACGCCTACTACCCCATCCTTTTCGCGAGGAAGCTATGAGAGCGATGCCGCCTTCCATCACAGGAAACTCTCTCCTCTAGAAAACGGTGAGGCACCCGTCTCAGAACCTGCGCCGACAGATCCTCCTTCGATTCCCTATCCTCCACACCGACCCGAGCGTCCCCAAGGAGACTTATTCGAGGGAACACCTCTGGAGAAGGCAAATCAGCTTGACAAGGCGAATCCCCTTGAGAAAGCGAATCAACAAAGTCACCGCCCCAGCCGGAGCCGCAGCATCCTGCGacccttttcccctttccctGGCCCGTCTATAAGAGACATGCGACGCCTTAGCCAACAATCTGAACACAAACTGCAGGCAAACAGTGCAGCCGACGctgctaccaccaccaccaccaccaccaccaccgccagcaaGGCCAATCGGCTTTCAACAGAAACCGAACAGGCGCACGAGCCTGCAGACGTAGCAATGACTCCTGCTTCGCCAAAGCCATCTACGTACTCAGTCCTGTCCGCACCAGCACCCATTGTCCCCAATCGCCGTACCAGCCtcaggcccagcagcaagggATCTGAAACTGGTATTACGCGCAAAACCTCCATTGCCAGCTCGTTTCATTTCTCCATCCATAGACGGCCCAGCCATGTCACTGCCGATATAGAGTCGCGGAAACATGTACGGTCCTCTAGGTGGACGTTGACAGAAAACATGGCCGAAATGTTCAAAGGACAGCACATAAAGACGGACAAACAGTCCATGACACCGGCCCAAATCGAGGCCATTTGGAATGGTCAAGACAATGGCAGtggtgcagcagcagcggctaaacaaaaacaaaagaagggcaaagaAAGGAGAATGAAAGCGGCGTCGGACACTTCGGCAAGCATATCACGGTCATTTGGAGGCCCGCTTACAGAACAACAAAATAACTTGTTTAGCGATCCCTTCCAATGGCCTAGTAAAATGTCTTCACCCGTCCCCATGAGCAGAGCTGATATCAAAATGAGAGCTCTCCCTTTCGAGATTACTgtcccgccgccgccgtcaacaATTCTTGTTTCCCCAGAAATTATTCATGGCGACGTTTCACCAAAGTCACCGACAAAGGTTGACAGAAGACACATGGGGGAGACTCATTCAGTACCGCGACTGGTGTTACCGGATACTGAAGATGTCgccattgaagatgacgacgacgcagTGTCAGCTAGCTCAATCCCCATACCCCCCAAGAATCCAGCCAGATTTGTTGCAAGAGCGCCGACAATGCCTCTTTTGCCTCCCATTTTGGAAGGCTTCCGATCTCCTTCGGGCAGCAATAGGAGCTCAAATATCTCATCCCatcgccgaagccgaagctgcAACCATGCTTCTGAAGTAAACCATGACATGGTTACTTTCACCAGCACCCCTTATACCATGGCTAACCCGTCTTTCCGGCACGGACCCATTGTCCTAAGCGATGCTAGCAGCCGTGACTCGGTGGCGTCAGCAGAGGTAGCAGAAGAGGAACGGGCGGGCGTTGACTTGTCGACCCTCTCGGGCGATTCCACAGGAAATCTGGACGATGTGATTCCAAAAGAGCAGGCCTCCtcagacgaagaggaagtcAGAATGGCCAATAACGTGGCTGAATGGTACGACGAACTCAATCTCGGGTCTCCTGGCGGGCTCATCTCAGGCTCTGAAtcagagaagaagtcggATCGGTCAACACAGCGAGACTCGGCGGGCAGCATGACCTCGGctgcatcaacgccatcgaCGGTGCAAACCGAGGCTGAAGCAGAACTGCAGACCCCCGTGGCCATCCCGCAAAGCCCCTCTCTCTTTGATACTATTGTACAATTTCGCGAGGTCTGTGACAGCACTTACAGCGCCAGCGAATACGACGAGGACAGCGACGGCGAGATGAGCTGCAACCCAATTGGCGAACTAGCACCCACCTCTGTAGCCTCGAAACAGGCTATGGAACACGGATACGAAGCTTTCCTTGCGTTCAGTCTTGATGATTCTTATTGA
- a CDS encoding uncharacterized protein (TransMembrane:2 (i36-57o63-81i)) produces the protein MHVPKAAVREPAPNRLYPVLDPEAKRRKREKQTRRFAWALFFFLLLSGQLCRSAAALAGPERLRYKSFQIAASLVLWAARLPQHMVSHLLMDCIMSERHVVGGLWV, from the exons ATGCACGTCCCCAAAGCCGCAGTTCGAGAACCAGCACCCAACAGACTGTACCCAGTTCTAGATCCCGAGGCAAAAAGAcgcaagagagaaaagcagACAAGACGCTTTGCATGGgctttatttttctttcttcttcttagtGGGCAGCTATGCCGATCGGCAGCTGCATTGGCGGGGCCTGAACGGCTTCGCTACAAAAG TTTCCAAATCGCGGCGTCGCTCGTCTTGTGGGCTGCGCGGCTGCCACAGCACATGGTAAGCCACCTTTTGATGGACTGCATCATGTCTGAGCGCCATGTTGTGGGAGGCCTGTGGGTGTAA